The genome window TCGCGCTCGGCGCTGCTGCCGCCATGTTGCACAGACAGCACGGTTTTGGGCTGCTTGCGCGGCGCATCGGCGGCTTTGCTTTTCGCCTTGGGGTTCAGCGGCTTGGCGGTGGTTTTCTTAGCTTGCGGGGCGCGGCTGTTGCTGGTTTTTTTTGCCACTTTTTTGGCTTGGGGCGCGGGGGATTTTGGGGATTTGAAAATTCTGGCAATCATGGGTGGGGCAGGGGTGTGAGTTTGGGCGACGCGAAACGAATAGCGCGGAGAACGGCGTTTCAGGCTGCCTGATAATAGTGCGTTGGCGATTTGTCAACGTTTAGGCTTGATGGTGTGGACATAAAGTCCATAAATAATGAGGCAGCCTGAAAAAGTGCTTTCAGGCTGCCTGAAACGGGGGCGATTATACCTTATTTCAACATATTTTTAATCACGCCCATGATGCTGCGGCTGATGGCTTTGGTAACTTGCTTGTTGATTTGGCTGCCCACGCTGTCTGCCAAATCGTAGCCCAAGCCTTTGCCTGCTTTTTTGCGGCTGCCAAACAGCCCGCCCAAGAAGCCGCCCAGCAAGCCGTCTTCCGATTTTTTCGCGCTCTCTGCCGCTTGCGCTTGCTCGCCTGCTAATTGCTGCAAGGCTTCGTAGGCGGAGAAATTATCCACCAAATCTTTGTACACGGGATACAGGCTGTCGGCTTGGAATGCGGCGTTGCGTTCGGCTTCGGGCAGCGGTGCAAGCTGCGATTGCGGCGGCATGACAAACGCGCGTTGCACGATTTCAGGCTGCCCTTTTTCGTCCAAGCAAGACACCAGCGCTTCGCCCACGCCCAGCTCGGTGATGGCGGTGGCAACGTTGAGTTGCGGATTGCTGCGGAAGGTGTCGGCAGCGGATTTCACCGCTTTTTGGTCGCGCGGGGTAAAGGCGCGCAAGGCGTGCTGCACGCGGTTGCCCAGTTGCCCGAGCACGGTGTCGGGCAAATCCAGCGGGTTTTGGGTAACGAAATACACGCCCACGCCTTTGGAGCGGATGAGCCGCACGCATTGTTCCACTTGCTCAATCAGCACTTTGTCGGCGTTGTCAAAAATCAGATGCGCTTCGTCAAAAAACAGCACAAATTTGGGCTTTTCGGGGTCGCCCACTTCGGGCAGCGTTTCAAACAATTCGGCAAGAAACCACAGCATAAATGCGCTGTATAGGCGCGGCGAGCGCATCAGCTTTTCGGCGTTGAGGATGTTGATGATGCCTTGCCCGTTGTCGGTTTGCAGCCAGTCTTGCAGGTTGAGCTCGGGTTCGCCGAAAAAGCGGTCTGCGCCTTCGCTTTCCAGTTGCAAAAGCTGACGTTGGATGGCACCGATGCTGGCAGCGGAAACGTTGCCGTAGGTGTTGCGGAACTCGGCGGCGTGTTCGGAAACGTATTGCAGCACGCCGCGCAGGTCTTTGAGGTCAATCAGGTGCCAGCCTTTGTCGTCTGCCACTTTAAACACAAGGTTTAACACGCCTTCTTGCGTGTCGTTTAGGTTCATCAGGCGCGCCAGCAGCATCGCGCCCATGGCGGAAATGCTCACGCGCACGGGGATGCCTGTTTCGCCGTACACATCCCAAAAGCGCACGGGAAACGCTTGCAAATAATCATCGGGCAAATCGTATTGCGTCATGCGCTCGGCAACCTTGCCTTCGTTTTTGCCCGCGCGGCAGATGCCTGAAAGGTCGCCTTTCACATCCGCCATAAACACGGGTACGCCGTCTTGGCTAAACGCTTCGGCGAGTTTGCGCAGGGTTACGGTTTTGCCGGTGCCTGTTGCGCCGGCGATTAAGCCGTGGCGGTTGGCGAGTTGGGAATGCAGGTGGATGGGTTGGTTGTCGAGGCTGTGGGCGATTAGGTAGTCGGTCATGATGGGTTTCCT of Kingella oralis contains these proteins:
- a CDS encoding helicase HerA-like domain-containing protein; the protein is MTDYLIAHSLDNQPIHLHSQLANRHGLIAGATGTGKTVTLRKLAEAFSQDGVPVFMADVKGDLSGICRAGKNEGKVAERMTQYDLPDDYLQAFPVRFWDVYGETGIPVRVSISAMGAMLLARLMNLNDTQEGVLNLVFKVADDKGWHLIDLKDLRGVLQYVSEHAAEFRNTYGNVSAASIGAIQRQLLQLESEGADRFFGEPELNLQDWLQTDNGQGIINILNAEKLMRSPRLYSAFMLWFLAELFETLPEVGDPEKPKFVLFFDEAHLIFDNADKVLIEQVEQCVRLIRSKGVGVYFVTQNPLDLPDTVLGQLGNRVQHALRAFTPRDQKAVKSAADTFRSNPQLNVATAITELGVGEALVSCLDEKGQPEIVQRAFVMPPQSQLAPLPEAERNAAFQADSLYPVYKDLVDNFSAYEALQQLAGEQAQAAESAKKSEDGLLGGFLGGLFGSRKKAGKGLGYDLADSVGSQINKQVTKAISRSIMGVIKNMLK